In Pseudomonas putida, a genomic segment contains:
- a CDS encoding patatin-like phospholipase family protein, translated as MSKRVALVLGSGGARGYAHIGVIEEIERRGYEIACVAGCSMGAVIGGIYAAGKLEDYRNWIESLDYLDVLRLVDVSFRLGAIRGDKVFGQIRKIVGEINIEQLRIPYTAVATDLTNQQEIWFQEGCLHQAMRASAAIPSLFTPVMQGNRMLVDGGILNPLPIVPVVSSHSDLIIAVNLNSTNQKQYQLPVIERPAAFKMRFDALINSLGSRLPFRRKPAEELIRIEQEIVTEGLAPPSPWLADEADPEAQQPAAAPERSGAPKSATGSFIVDNVGPASLLDLINQSFEVMQTSLAQYKIAGYPPDVLINVPKRVCRFFEFYKAPELIALGREIARDTLDNYEGQKR; from the coding sequence ATGAGCAAACGCGTGGCGCTGGTACTGGGTTCGGGGGGCGCCCGAGGGTATGCCCACATCGGGGTGATCGAGGAAATCGAGCGGCGCGGCTACGAGATCGCCTGTGTCGCAGGTTGCTCCATGGGCGCGGTGATTGGCGGCATCTATGCCGCTGGCAAACTGGAGGACTATCGCAACTGGATCGAGAGCCTCGACTACCTGGACGTGTTGCGCCTGGTCGATGTCAGCTTCCGCCTCGGCGCCATCCGGGGCGACAAGGTGTTCGGGCAAATTCGCAAGATCGTCGGGGAAATCAACATCGAGCAATTGCGCATACCCTACACGGCGGTCGCGACCGATCTCACCAACCAGCAGGAAATCTGGTTCCAGGAAGGCTGCCTGCACCAGGCCATGCGTGCCTCGGCGGCCATTCCCAGCCTGTTCACACCCGTGATGCAGGGCAACCGCATGCTGGTCGATGGCGGCATCCTCAACCCGCTGCCGATCGTCCCGGTGGTGTCCAGCCACAGCGACCTGATCATCGCGGTCAACCTCAACTCGACCAACCAGAAACAGTATCAGTTGCCAGTGATCGAACGCCCGGCGGCGTTCAAGATGCGTTTCGACGCGCTCATAAACTCCCTCGGCTCGCGCCTGCCCTTTCGTCGCAAGCCTGCCGAGGAACTGATCCGCATCGAGCAGGAGATCGTCACCGAAGGCCTGGCCCCACCCAGCCCCTGGCTGGCTGACGAAGCCGACCCCGAAGCCCAGCAACCGGCAGCGGCCCCGGAACGCAGCGGCGCGCCAAAATCGGCGACAGGTTCGTTCATCGTCGACAACGTCGGGCCGGCGTCGCTGCTTGACCTGATCAACCAGAGCTTCGAAGTGATGCAGACGTCGCTGGCCCAGTACAAGATCGCCGGCTACCCGCCAGACGTGCTGATCAACGTGCCCAAGCGGGTATGTCGGTTCTTCGAGTTCTACAAGGCGCCGGAGCTGATCGCGCTGGGACGGGAGATTGCACGCGATACGCTGGACAACTACGAAGGGCAGAAGCGCTGA